A single genomic interval of Agarivorans aestuarii harbors:
- a CDS encoding ABC transporter permease, whose protein sequence is MLHQLRGPAKSLYQFYMVGFLVFLALPLSIVAVFSFNDSLFAALPWQGFTLDWFIGQTEPKLGILYDDGLLSSIAVSASIACFVTLFSLLLATANAWLFIRFDFPGKNWLYIGLLLPLVIPGVILGVAILVASSNLANSIENSFAWELEWLRPGFVLVVIGQVAFITTIATLVVLARLRKFDFSLEEAALNLGANSWVAFVTVVLPFLSPALIGAAMVSFLMSFENFNTTLMLVGSDAPLTIAMYDRLREGSTPVLNAVSLLLMLGSAFIALVSMLFDGKNKQD, encoded by the coding sequence ATGTTGCATCAATTACGTGGCCCTGCTAAATCCCTTTATCAGTTCTATATGGTGGGGTTCTTAGTCTTTTTGGCACTGCCATTAAGCATTGTGGCGGTGTTTTCATTTAATGATAGTTTGTTTGCAGCACTACCTTGGCAAGGCTTCACCTTGGATTGGTTTATTGGTCAAACCGAACCTAAACTAGGCATTCTTTACGATGATGGTTTGTTGTCTAGCATTGCGGTGAGTGCTTCGATAGCGTGTTTTGTTACCTTGTTTTCTTTACTGCTTGCCACGGCTAATGCTTGGCTGTTCATTCGTTTTGATTTCCCAGGCAAGAACTGGTTATACATTGGTTTATTGTTGCCTTTAGTGATACCTGGAGTGATTTTAGGGGTGGCAATTTTAGTCGCCAGTAGCAACTTGGCGAACAGCATTGAGAACAGTTTTGCTTGGGAGTTAGAGTGGTTAAGGCCAGGATTTGTTTTGGTGGTGATTGGCCAAGTAGCGTTTATTACTACTATTGCTACCTTGGTGGTGTTAGCGCGCTTACGTAAGTTCGATTTTAGCTTGGAAGAGGCGGCGCTAAATCTAGGGGCTAATTCTTGGGTCGCTTTTGTTACCGTGGTATTGCCGTTTCTTAGCCCTGCATTAATTGGAGCTGCGATGGTTAGCTTTTTAATGTCTTTTGAAAATTTTAATACTACCTTAATGCTGGTGGGCTCCGACGCGCCGCTGACTATTGCTATGTATGACCGTTTACGCGAAGGGTCAACACCAGTGCTCAATGCTGTGTCATTATTATTGATGCTTGGCTCTGCTTTTATTGCTTTGGTATCGATGTTATTTGATGGCAAAAATAAACAGGATTAA
- a CDS encoding dicarboxylate/amino acid:cation symporter yields the protein MKNDSKLSLTHKILIGMVTGIGLGVFLQTFFAESILVKDYIVDGILNITGSIFVSSLKMLVVPLVFVSLVCGVSSMKDTARLGRLGGKTVLLYLATTAIAISLAMAVALLIRPGTGIELTTEAAFVAKEAPSISQVIIDMFPDNPIASMAQGNMLQIIVFALLFGIAIAISGESGKRIGKHFEDFNVVIMKLVTILMNLAPYGVFALLAKLFFEIGFDAIASLLSYFMVVLVVLLLHALLIYPSLLKVLTGLNPLIFIKKMREAIVFAFSTASSNATIPVTMETATHKLGVRNSTASFTVPLGATINMDGTSIMQGVATIFIATVYGIDLTAGNFLMVIVTATLASVGTAGVPGVGLITLAMVLQQVGLPVEGIALIIGVDRLLDMVRTAVNITGDSMVTVAVAKSEGDLNVETYNNPQAGLSEEEVHLPHGESDTSLASAEKA from the coding sequence ATGAAAAACGATTCAAAACTGAGTCTTACTCACAAAATACTTATCGGTATGGTTACCGGTATTGGCTTAGGGGTTTTCTTACAAACCTTTTTTGCTGAGTCTATCTTAGTCAAAGATTACATCGTTGACGGCATCCTCAATATCACTGGCTCGATTTTCGTATCAAGCTTGAAGATGTTAGTGGTTCCATTGGTATTTGTTTCTTTAGTGTGTGGTGTTTCTTCAATGAAAGACACTGCGCGCTTAGGCCGCCTTGGCGGTAAAACAGTACTGCTTTATTTAGCCACTACTGCGATTGCTATCTCTTTAGCTATGGCCGTTGCCTTACTAATACGCCCGGGCACTGGCATAGAGCTAACTACCGAAGCCGCCTTTGTTGCTAAAGAAGCGCCAAGCATTAGCCAAGTTATCATTGATATGTTCCCAGATAACCCAATTGCTTCTATGGCTCAAGGCAACATGCTGCAAATCATTGTGTTTGCATTGTTGTTTGGTATTGCCATCGCGATTTCAGGTGAGTCCGGTAAACGCATTGGTAAGCACTTTGAAGACTTCAATGTAGTGATCATGAAGTTAGTGACTATTTTAATGAACCTAGCCCCTTACGGCGTATTTGCGCTACTGGCGAAATTGTTCTTTGAAATTGGGTTTGACGCGATTGCTAGCCTACTCAGCTACTTCATGGTGGTATTGGTTGTATTACTGCTACATGCCTTGTTGATTTACCCTTCACTATTAAAAGTACTTACTGGCTTAAACCCGCTTATTTTCATTAAGAAAATGCGTGAAGCTATCGTATTTGCGTTTAGTACTGCCTCTTCAAATGCGACTATTCCAGTCACTATGGAAACAGCTACTCATAAGCTAGGCGTACGTAACTCAACAGCTTCGTTCACCGTACCTTTAGGCGCTACCATCAACATGGACGGCACCTCAATTATGCAGGGTGTAGCCACTATCTTTATTGCAACGGTATATGGCATTGACCTAACCGCAGGCAATTTCTTAATGGTTATTGTTACTGCAACGCTTGCGTCAGTGGGTACCGCAGGTGTTCCTGGTGTTGGTTTAATTACCTTAGCAATGGTATTGCAACAAGTTGGTTTGCCGGTAGAAGGCATTGCGCTAATTATTGGCGTAGACCGCTTGTTAGATATGGTGCGCACAGCAGTAAACATTACTGGTGACAGCATGGTGACGGTTGCTGTAGCTAAATCGGAAGGCGATTTAAACGTAGAGACTTACAATAATCCTCAAGCAGGTTTATCTGAAGAAGAAGTACATCTTCCTCACGGTGAATCAGATACTAGCTTGGCCTCGGCCGAAAAAGCCTAG
- the dnaK gene encoding molecular chaperone DnaK produces MGRIIGIDLGTTNSCVAVLDGDTPKVIENAEGDRTTPSIIAFTEDGETLVGQPAKRQAVTNPKNTVFAIKRLIGRRFTDDEVQRDIEIMPFNIVNADNGDAWVEAKGEKKAPPQISAEVLKKMKKTAEDYLGEAVTEAVITVPAYFNDSQRQATKDAGRIAGLDVKRIINEPTAAAFAYGVNNAKGDNVVAVYDLGGGTFDISIIEIDEVDGEKTFEVLATNGDTHLGGEDFDSRLINYLVEEFKKDQGFDLKQDPLAMQRLKEAAEKAKCELSSAQQTDVNLPYITADASGPKHLNIKVTRAKLESLVEELVQRSLEPLRIALQDADLSVSDINDVILVGGQTRMPLVQSAVTEFFGKEPRKDVNPDEAVAMGAAIQGAVLSGDKTDVLLLDVTPLSLGIETMGGVMTRVVEKNTTIPTKGSQVFSTADDNQSAVTVHVIQGERKRAADNKSLGQFNLEGIRPAQRGVPQIEVTFDLDADGILHVSAKDKDTGKEQKITIQASSGLSDDEINKMVNEAEANAEEDKKFEELVQAKNQADALVHGTRKQVEEAGEALPAEDKEKIEAAVSELETASKGEDKAEIEAKTQALIEASQKLMEVAQQQAQANAGEADAEQAAPAQDDVVDAEFEEVKDDKK; encoded by the coding sequence ATGGGTAGAATTATTGGTATCGATTTAGGAACCACTAACTCTTGTGTTGCAGTACTAGACGGCGACACCCCTAAAGTAATTGAAAATGCAGAAGGCGATCGTACTACTCCTTCAATTATTGCATTTACCGAAGACGGCGAGACATTAGTAGGTCAACCTGCTAAACGCCAAGCGGTAACTAACCCTAAGAACACAGTATTCGCTATTAAGCGTTTAATCGGCCGTCGTTTTACCGACGACGAAGTACAACGCGATATCGAAATCATGCCTTTCAACATTGTTAATGCTGACAACGGTGATGCTTGGGTTGAAGCCAAAGGCGAGAAAAAAGCGCCGCCACAAATCTCTGCAGAAGTTTTGAAAAAAATGAAGAAAACTGCAGAAGATTACCTAGGTGAAGCTGTAACAGAAGCGGTAATTACCGTTCCTGCTTACTTTAACGATTCGCAACGTCAAGCAACTAAAGATGCTGGTCGTATTGCTGGCCTAGACGTTAAACGTATCATTAACGAGCCAACTGCTGCAGCATTTGCTTACGGCGTAAACAACGCTAAAGGCGACAACGTAGTAGCCGTTTACGACTTAGGTGGTGGTACTTTCGATATTTCAATCATTGAAATTGACGAAGTAGACGGCGAGAAAACCTTCGAAGTACTAGCAACCAATGGTGATACTCACCTAGGTGGTGAAGACTTTGATAGCCGCTTAATCAACTACTTAGTAGAAGAGTTCAAGAAAGACCAAGGTTTCGACCTTAAGCAAGATCCACTGGCTATGCAGCGCTTGAAAGAAGCAGCAGAAAAAGCCAAGTGTGAGCTATCTTCAGCACAACAAACTGATGTAAATCTACCTTACATTACTGCTGATGCTTCAGGTCCTAAGCACTTAAACATCAAAGTAACTCGCGCTAAGCTTGAGTCTTTGGTTGAGGAGTTAGTTCAACGTTCACTAGAGCCATTACGTATTGCACTGCAAGACGCTGACCTTTCAGTTAGCGACATCAACGATGTAATTCTTGTTGGTGGTCAAACTCGTATGCCGCTAGTACAAAGCGCTGTAACCGAGTTCTTTGGTAAAGAGCCACGTAAAGACGTTAACCCTGATGAAGCAGTTGCTATGGGTGCTGCTATTCAAGGTGCGGTATTGTCTGGCGACAAAACTGACGTACTACTACTAGACGTTACTCCACTATCTCTAGGTATTGAGACAATGGGCGGCGTAATGACTCGCGTTGTAGAAAAGAACACCACCATCCCAACTAAGGGTTCACAGGTATTCTCAACTGCCGACGATAACCAAAGTGCGGTAACCGTTCACGTAATTCAAGGTGAGCGTAAGCGTGCTGCAGATAACAAATCTCTAGGTCAATTCAACCTAGAAGGTATTCGTCCTGCACAGCGTGGCGTACCACAAATTGAAGTAACCTTCGATTTGGATGCTGACGGTATTTTACACGTGTCTGCTAAAGACAAAGATACCGGTAAAGAGCAGAAAATTACCATTCAAGCATCATCTGGTTTGTCAGATGACGAAATCAACAAGATGGTAAACGAAGCTGAAGCAAACGCTGAAGAAGACAAAAAGTTTGAAGAATTAGTTCAGGCTAAAAACCAAGCTGATGCACTTGTACACGGTACCCGTAAGCAAGTTGAAGAAGCTGGTGAAGCACTTCCTGCTGAAGATAAAGAGAAAATCGAAGCTGCAGTTAGCGAGTTAGAAACCGCTAGCAAAGGCGAAGATAAAGCAGAGATTGAAGCGAAAACTCAAGCGCTAATCGAAGCTTCTCAAAAACTAATGGAAGTGGCTCAACAACAAGCCCAAGCAAATGCTGGCGAAGCTGATGCAGAGCAAGCTGCTCCTGCACAAGACGACGTTGTTGACGCTGAGTTTGAAGAAGTGAAAGACGACAAAAAATAA
- the nadK gene encoding NAD(+) kinase, with product MTQTFNTIGLIGKPHHEGANNTLTALYHWLIEQSYSVLVEEQTGQQLSIDGLNLVSINQVGEQADLAIVVGGDGNMLGAARVLSRYDIAVLGVNRGNLGFLTDLDPFNFEHPLKEVLQGEFMTEKRCLLEAKVLRHNAVKSRNSAVNEVVLHLDKVATMLEFEVYIDDHFMLSQRADGLIVTTPTGSTAYSLSAGGPILTPNLDAIALVPMFPHTLSSRPIVVDSDSEIKLKLSHDNSEHMNISCDSHVSLPVMPGDEVIIRKQNHPLRLVHPKSYDYFKILRTKLGWGSRLF from the coding sequence ATGACTCAAACCTTCAACACTATTGGTTTAATTGGCAAACCCCACCACGAGGGAGCCAATAATACCTTAACAGCGCTCTACCATTGGTTGATTGAACAATCATATAGCGTATTGGTAGAAGAGCAGACTGGCCAACAACTCAGCATTGATGGGCTTAATCTGGTTAGCATTAACCAAGTAGGCGAACAAGCTGATTTAGCGATTGTGGTTGGTGGTGACGGCAATATGTTGGGAGCAGCACGAGTATTGTCGCGCTACGACATAGCAGTGCTAGGTGTTAATCGCGGCAACCTTGGTTTTTTGACCGATCTAGACCCTTTCAACTTTGAACATCCTTTAAAGGAAGTGTTGCAAGGTGAGTTTATGACCGAGAAACGCTGCTTATTAGAAGCCAAAGTGCTGCGCCATAACGCAGTAAAAAGCCGCAATAGTGCTGTGAACGAAGTGGTACTTCACCTCGACAAAGTGGCCACAATGCTAGAGTTTGAAGTGTATATTGATGACCATTTCATGCTTAGCCAGCGCGCCGACGGCCTAATTGTTACCACGCCTACTGGCTCTACTGCCTATTCTTTATCTGCTGGCGGGCCCATTCTCACCCCTAATTTAGATGCAATCGCTTTGGTGCCAATGTTCCCGCATACCCTAAGCTCACGCCCCATAGTAGTAGACAGCGATAGCGAAATTAAGCTTAAATTATCTCACGATAATAGTGAGCATATGAACATAAGCTGTGATAGCCATGTATCGCTGCCCGTTATGCCGGGCGATGAAGTGATTATTCGCAAACAGAATCACCCGTTGCGTCTGGTTCACCCTAAAAGCTATGATTACTTTAAGATCTTAAGAACTAAGCTCGGCTGGGGAAGCCGCTTGTTTTAA
- the grpE gene encoding nucleotide exchange factor GrpE: MSSEQNKPQAEEVVAENEVEQQVEAIDAELESEVEEEAAESAGEEISVAELLERLASAEQTVADQKDGVIRAKAEVDNIRRRSAQEVEKARKFALEKFANELLPVIDNMEMALQHANREDEALTSMIEGVELTLKTLIDAVKKFGIEVVSPQDETFDPEKHQAMGMQEVEGVAPNTVVAVLQKGYELNGRLLRPAMVMISKAASVDTSA, translated from the coding sequence ATGAGCAGTGAGCAAAACAAACCACAAGCTGAAGAAGTGGTAGCGGAAAACGAAGTAGAGCAACAGGTTGAAGCGATAGACGCTGAGCTTGAAAGTGAAGTGGAAGAAGAAGCTGCAGAGTCTGCTGGTGAAGAAATTAGCGTAGCCGAGTTACTTGAGCGTTTAGCAAGTGCTGAACAAACGGTGGCTGACCAAAAAGACGGTGTTATTCGCGCGAAAGCAGAAGTAGACAACATTCGCCGCCGCTCTGCTCAAGAAGTAGAGAAAGCACGTAAGTTTGCTTTAGAAAAGTTTGCGAATGAACTGCTACCGGTTATCGACAACATGGAAATGGCTTTGCAACACGCTAACCGCGAAGACGAAGCCTTAACGTCGATGATTGAAGGTGTTGAGTTAACCCTTAAAACCTTGATTGATGCCGTGAAGAAATTTGGTATCGAAGTTGTTTCACCGCAGGATGAAACCTTTGACCCTGAGAAGCACCAAGCGATGGGTATGCAAGAAGTTGAAGGTGTAGCGCCAAACACTGTAGTTGCAGTACTGCAGAAAGGCTACGAATTAAATGGCCGCTTATTGCGTCCAGCAATGGTTATGATTTCTAAAGCTGCCTCGGTAGACACTAGCGCATAG
- a CDS encoding multidrug effflux MFS transporter codes for MKHSSTHSKAFIILLAGMMSLVALSVDAMLPALVAIAEDFELANPAHSQWTITSLFIGLSIGQLVYGPWSDAVGRKPPIYVGYLLFIVGSIICVLSSSFAWLIAGRVLQGMGAAAPRIITMALVRDKLKGAEMARIMSVVFSVFIVVPILAPAVGQVILGLAHWRWIFGMLLLMAIATGLGFWRGQEETLTLDKRRPLTLQSFVEGLKYLLQKRSALVYTIVSGFIFGAFMGYLNSAPLLFIQLYNQADNFALLFALAAIAVGVASLVNGRFVLKLGMRLMIKAALWGLLALTSVFCLLLIASSGVPPLWWLMAYLIPAFFCIGILFGNLNSLAMEPLGAIAGMGSAFVASISTLVAIPIGSLIGLSFKQTCYPVVIGFGLVAASSLLLIKCFDNPDVEDKQLSTS; via the coding sequence GTGAAACACAGCAGTACCCACTCTAAAGCCTTTATTATCTTACTTGCAGGCATGATGTCGTTGGTGGCCTTGTCGGTGGATGCGATGCTACCGGCGCTGGTAGCTATTGCCGAAGATTTCGAACTGGCTAATCCCGCGCATTCCCAATGGACCATCACATCACTGTTTATAGGCCTTTCGATTGGCCAACTTGTTTATGGGCCATGGTCAGATGCGGTTGGCCGAAAACCTCCTATCTATGTTGGTTACCTACTATTTATTGTAGGTAGCATTATCTGTGTATTGTCTAGCTCGTTTGCTTGGCTTATCGCCGGGCGAGTACTGCAAGGTATGGGCGCAGCTGCGCCAAGAATTATTACCATGGCCTTAGTGCGTGACAAGTTAAAAGGCGCTGAAATGGCGCGCATTATGTCTGTGGTGTTTTCGGTATTTATTGTCGTGCCGATTTTGGCCCCCGCGGTGGGCCAAGTTATTTTAGGCTTGGCCCACTGGCGTTGGATCTTCGGCATGTTATTGCTAATGGCTATTGCTACTGGTCTTGGGTTTTGGCGGGGACAAGAAGAAACTTTAACCTTGGATAAACGCCGCCCTCTAACATTACAAAGCTTTGTAGAAGGGCTTAAGTATTTACTGCAAAAGCGCAGTGCGCTGGTTTACACCATTGTATCTGGTTTTATTTTTGGCGCTTTTATGGGTTACTTAAATAGCGCGCCATTATTGTTTATTCAACTCTACAATCAAGCCGACAACTTTGCGCTGCTGTTTGCTTTAGCGGCGATTGCAGTAGGTGTTGCATCGTTAGTGAATGGTCGCTTTGTACTTAAGTTAGGCATGCGCTTAATGATTAAGGCTGCGTTGTGGGGCTTACTTGCCCTTACGAGCGTATTTTGTTTATTACTAATAGCTAGCAGCGGAGTGCCTCCTCTTTGGTGGTTAATGGCTTACTTGATCCCAGCATTTTTCTGCATTGGTATTTTGTTTGGTAATTTAAATTCTTTAGCCATGGAGCCTTTAGGAGCAATTGCTGGAATGGGCTCGGCGTTTGTCGCGAGTATTTCTACACTGGTGGCGATTCCCATTGGTAGCCTTATCGGCCTTAGCTTTAAGCAAACCTGTTATCCAGTGGTTATTGGATTTGGGTTAGTGGCAGCGAGTAGCTTGCTGCTAATCAAGTGCTTCGATAATCCAGATGTTGAAGACAAGCAATTATCGACTTCTTAA
- a CDS encoding flagellar brake domain-containing protein, which yields MAPAPSPRVNQRQEVVDIMRQLRFGDVLDVQFVKVGNVRVKCKLIGLDDANFLIFAVPKYAQQGHGDVLVEGMACVIRSIIEGEAGQCIAFRSIITDIIKSPKHLLFVKYPSEVERFSLRKQQRASTRIPATVTHRSSVSDQQIENDLSFDGIILDLSAGGCRFKMAWPESNGKLLLDSVFVYIRIPGKPENDTVIEGNIKSQSRDGHNHIAVGIKFEGATDLDELFAHLALDV from the coding sequence TTGGCACCTGCTCCAAGCCCTCGCGTTAACCAGCGCCAAGAAGTGGTAGATATAATGCGACAACTGCGCTTTGGCGACGTTTTAGACGTGCAGTTTGTAAAAGTAGGTAATGTACGGGTTAAGTGTAAGCTTATTGGCTTAGATGACGCTAACTTTCTTATCTTTGCTGTGCCTAAATATGCTCAACAAGGCCATGGTGATGTATTAGTGGAAGGCATGGCTTGCGTGATCCGTTCAATCATTGAAGGAGAAGCCGGTCAATGTATTGCGTTTCGCAGCATCATTACCGACATCATCAAATCCCCTAAGCACTTATTGTTTGTTAAATACCCTTCTGAAGTAGAGCGTTTCAGCTTACGCAAACAGCAACGCGCGAGTACGCGCATTCCAGCAACCGTTACCCACCGCTCCTCTGTAAGTGACCAGCAAATCGAAAACGATTTAAGCTTTGACGGCATTATTCTCGATTTATCAGCAGGTGGTTGCCGCTTCAAGATGGCGTGGCCAGAAAGCAATGGCAAACTGTTACTTGATAGCGTGTTTGTGTACATTCGAATTCCTGGCAAACCAGAGAACGACACAGTAATCGAAGGCAATATTAAAAGCCAAAGCCGAGATGGTCATAACCATATTGCAGTGGGTATCAAGTTTGAAGGTGCTACCGACCTAGATGAGCTATTTGCTCACCTAGCCTTAGACGTATAA
- a CDS encoding DUF1289 domain-containing protein produces MEQLEIFDIPNPCRGICQTNSRGLCMGCFRNRDERFAWQTLEPAQQQNILRLTKQRRMRFIRMQRKKLAEQQQQNSVQDELPFGE; encoded by the coding sequence ATGGAACAGTTAGAGATTTTCGACATCCCCAATCCTTGTCGTGGCATTTGTCAAACAAATAGCCGCGGTTTGTGTATGGGCTGTTTCCGAAATCGCGATGAACGTTTTGCTTGGCAAACCTTAGAGCCTGCTCAGCAGCAGAACATATTACGGCTAACCAAGCAGCGCAGGATGCGTTTTATTCGTATGCAGCGTAAGAAGTTAGCCGAACAACAGCAGCAAAACTCGGTGCAAGATGAACTGCCATTTGGTGAGTAA
- a CDS encoding 2OG-Fe dioxygenase family protein translates to MNTHADCLLQLNHLSGAAVHDLSSSFDNLPHTKHADGQYRLRRYSVVRINEGKVQALPGRSFVQSEQVNHFQGDVIRQFEDIEQSIIASKGMYEMCALFLEANSLSEQQEIEIHQIRIAAQASDTPVAPEGVHQDGFSHIAVVGIRRHNIDGGDFMVFKDKHQAPIMTLALDSGEVALLDDSKLWHYARPIRAHRPSEPGFMDVFVLTAKDEA, encoded by the coding sequence ATGAACACTCACGCAGATTGTTTACTACAGCTAAACCATTTAAGCGGTGCCGCAGTGCACGATTTATCCTCTTCATTTGATAATCTTCCTCATACTAAGCATGCCGATGGGCAATACCGTTTACGTCGCTATTCTGTTGTTCGTATTAATGAAGGAAAAGTGCAAGCTCTGCCAGGACGGAGCTTTGTGCAAAGTGAACAGGTGAATCACTTTCAAGGCGATGTTATTCGTCAGTTTGAGGATATTGAGCAGAGCATTATTGCTTCCAAAGGCATGTATGAAATGTGTGCCCTTTTCTTGGAAGCAAATAGCTTAAGTGAACAGCAAGAGATTGAAATTCATCAAATTAGAATTGCCGCACAGGCTTCCGATACACCAGTTGCCCCTGAAGGAGTGCATCAAGATGGATTTAGTCATATCGCCGTAGTGGGCATTCGCCGTCATAATATTGATGGTGGAGATTTCATGGTGTTTAAAGATAAACATCAAGCACCGATTATGACCTTGGCACTAGACAGTGGCGAGGTGGCCTTACTTGATGACAGTAAACTTTGGCACTATGCAAGGCCCATTCGTGCTCATCGCCCAAGTGAACCGGGCTTTATGGATGTATTTGTATTAACAGCAAAGGATGAAGCATGA
- a CDS encoding cysteine desulfurase-like protein produces the protein MSFSVEAARKLFPALNARGDEEPLIYLDGPGGAQLPASVLQAMNDYFIKGNSNLGGAFASSKHTEQVVEKGRQQAKTLLNAASANNIVFDANMTSLTFKLSRAISRDWQANDEILVTALDHYSNVSSWQHAAADKGALVHQVRIDPTNCNLDYAHLESLINTNTRLIALTYASNTSGSIVDLQRVIHKARSVGAMVYVDAVHYVPHRLVDVQQLGCDFLLCSAYKFFGPHLGIAYVADPWLELLKPYKVEPATNIGPGRFETGTQSFAAIAGMSAAVDYLADWNPQQNKRAALTASFEQFAAHEQALSEHFLERLAAHPQATLYGESSLQSTHMRTATFSLRWPNIQPQQIAAMLGEHNIATWHGHFYAQGMMEQLGIMDKGGVLRVGCMHYNTHQEVDRLWDLLDSYCA, from the coding sequence ATGAGTTTTTCTGTAGAGGCTGCACGCAAGCTGTTTCCTGCCTTAAATGCAAGGGGGGATGAAGAGCCCTTAATTTATCTAGATGGGCCAGGGGGGGCGCAACTGCCCGCTTCGGTGCTGCAAGCCATGAACGATTATTTTATAAAAGGTAATTCTAATCTAGGCGGCGCTTTTGCTAGTAGTAAGCATACCGAACAGGTTGTAGAAAAAGGGAGGCAGCAGGCTAAAACCTTATTGAATGCCGCTAGCGCTAATAACATTGTGTTTGATGCCAATATGACATCCTTAACCTTTAAGTTAAGTAGGGCAATAAGCCGAGACTGGCAAGCTAATGATGAAATACTGGTGACCGCACTTGATCATTATTCCAATGTGTCGAGCTGGCAACACGCAGCTGCCGACAAAGGGGCCTTGGTTCATCAAGTGAGAATTGATCCGACTAACTGTAATTTGGATTATGCGCACCTAGAGTCATTGATAAATACAAATACCCGCCTTATTGCGCTTACTTATGCCTCTAATACCAGCGGTAGCATTGTTGATTTGCAAAGAGTTATCCATAAAGCGAGAAGCGTAGGTGCAATGGTTTATGTGGATGCGGTGCATTATGTGCCGCACCGTTTAGTGGATGTGCAACAACTGGGCTGCGACTTCTTGCTCTGTTCGGCTTACAAGTTTTTTGGCCCTCACCTTGGTATTGCCTATGTGGCCGATCCTTGGTTGGAGCTGCTCAAACCTTATAAAGTTGAGCCAGCAACCAATATCGGTCCAGGTCGTTTTGAAACTGGCACCCAAAGCTTTGCGGCGATTGCAGGCATGAGTGCAGCAGTTGATTACTTGGCTGATTGGAACCCACAGCAAAATAAGCGAGCAGCGTTAACCGCCAGTTTTGAGCAGTTTGCCGCGCATGAACAAGCTTTAAGCGAGCATTTTTTGGAGCGCTTGGCTGCCCATCCGCAAGCCACGCTTTATGGTGAGAGTAGCTTGCAGAGTACCCATATGCGCACTGCAACGTTCTCGTTGCGCTGGCCAAATATTCAGCCGCAGCAAATTGCCGCTATGTTGGGCGAGCATAATATTGCTACGTGGCATGGACATTTTTATGCGCAAGGCATGATGGAGCAATTGGGAATAATGGATAAAGGCGGGGTGCTACGCGTAGGTTGTATGCATTACAACACTCACCAAGAAGTCGACCGCTTGTGGGACCTTTTAGATAGTTACTGTGCCTAG
- the can gene encoding carbonate dehydratase, translating into MSDLNQLISNNRSWAKNIKEQNPTFFCDLSEQQNPEFLWIGCSDSRVPANQIAGLPPGEVFVHRNIANVVVHTDLNCLSVIQYAVDVLKVKHIIVTGHYGCGGVLASMENEQFGLIDNWLRHLKDVYRYHEAELDAIEDKKQRADRLCELNVVEQVKNVSQTSIVQNAWSKGQELSVHGCIYSIQNGILNNLDISISGNS; encoded by the coding sequence ATGAGTGATTTAAATCAGCTGATAAGTAATAATCGTAGCTGGGCTAAAAATATAAAAGAACAGAATCCAACCTTCTTCTGTGATTTGTCTGAACAGCAAAACCCTGAATTCTTGTGGATTGGTTGCAGTGACAGCCGAGTACCCGCCAACCAGATTGCTGGATTACCCCCTGGTGAAGTATTTGTTCACCGCAATATTGCTAATGTGGTGGTGCATACCGATCTAAATTGTTTGTCGGTTATTCAATATGCAGTAGATGTACTTAAAGTTAAGCACATTATTGTTACCGGTCACTATGGTTGTGGCGGGGTATTGGCGTCGATGGAAAACGAACAGTTTGGTTTGATTGATAACTGGCTACGCCATCTTAAAGATGTTTACCGTTATCATGAAGCCGAGCTAGATGCTATTGAAGACAAGAAGCAGCGTGCCGACCGTTTATGTGAGTTAAATGTGGTGGAGCAGGTTAAAAACGTATCGCAAACTTCTATCGTGCAAAATGCTTGGAGTAAAGGCCAAGAACTGTCGGTACACGGCTGTATTTATTCTATCCAAAACGGCATCCTAAATAATCTAGATATCTCAATTTCTGGCAACAGTTAA